One Rhizoctonia solani chromosome 1, complete sequence DNA window includes the following coding sequences:
- a CDS encoding F-box-like protein codes for MHTCRREPSDRVCQCAGGRNDIDAYSVLNDTVQDAESSLAAAQKRLELVRRRDGSSAREHNTRRLHTILPPELLLHVARYVVADNPRAAPKLAAICTAFRDIIHSTPDLWQRIYITQRDTDPAEIVHAYVQRSAQRHLDISLRIFAVDDPATPGYDDSERDIGNLYERLTEARESLRGRSHPSPDEWPPALETLLNELHAFKSRAITVAEWDSSLARAVDIIFNQFHRCIRFEFLSTRRRPTELIADRIRETSAPKLRDLVLHVDPSCRLPPVAPRDAPMLASADVQGVLVSPVPPFRLVLPFISQGPSHTPPSGLRQLRLVNGTFEAPATPLTSILSLLGANPELEELSLQPNIPLPAPSTTHACANISLPHLSRLRLTHNVRLERLMQILQLPALTELTLSLQAGSRPAPLRTIFQGQPYPKLQMLHLNNIFVHAASTDLVTALRHLNTLRKLVISDSILSENVLRTLSDPECCPALEELLFEKCEGITEEGILGIWNARESHQLGRSPGSRRIELCRSSSTSSTSSGDTELGTGLRLLVVRNSSAPLADIQFGESH; via the coding sequence ATGCATACTTGTCGCCGCGAACCCAGTGACCGCGTATGCCAGTGCGCGGGTGGACGGAACGACATTGACGCCTATAGTGTTCTGAACGACACTGTGCAAGACGCCGAATCGAGTCTTGCGGCTGCCCAGAAGCGCCTTGAGCTTGTACGCCGGCGTGACGGGTCTTCTGCGCGCGAACACAACACCCGGCGCCTGCACACGATACTGCCACCGGAGCTGCTATTGCACGTCGCCCGATACGTCGTCGCTGACAATCCCCGCGCTGCCCCAAAGCTAGCCGCCATATGCACAGCCTTTCGCGACATTATACACTCCACTCCGGACCTCTGGCAACGCATCTACATTACCCAACGCGACACGGACCCTGCTGAGATTGTCCATGCCTATGTCCAACGCTCTGCCCAGCGTCATCTCGACATTTCTCTCCGTATATTTGCTGTAGACGACCCAGCCACTCCCGGCTACGACGACTCGGAGCGCGACATTGGCAACCTCTACGAGCGTCTCACCGAGGCACGTGAGTCCCTCAGGGGTCGCTCTCACCCCTCTCCCGACGAGTGGCCCCCTGCCCTTGAGACACTGCTCAACGAGCTGCATGCATTCAAGTCCCGTGCCATCACCGTTGCCGAGTGGGACTCGTCATTGGCTCGCGCCGTCGACATCATATTCAACCAGTTTCATCGCTGCATTCGCTTCGAGTTTCTCTCTACCCGCAGACGTCCCACCGAACTCATTGCAGACCGCATACGCGAGACTAGTGCACCCAAACTACGCGATCTTGTACTTCACGTTGATCCCAGCTGTCGCCTACCCCCGGTCGCACCCCGGGACGCACCCATGCTTGCCTCGGCTGATGTCCAAGGCGTGCTCGTATCGCCTGTTCCTCCCTTTAGGTTAGTCCTGCCTTTCATTTCGCAAGGCCCATCTCACACCCCTCCCAGCGGTTTACGTCAACTGCGCCTGGTAAACGGCACATTCGAGGCCCCAGCTACTCCCTTGACCAGCATCCTTTCTCTCCTGGGCGCCAACCCCGAGCTCGAAGAGCTATCTTTGCAGCCCAACATCCCATTGCCCGCACCCTCTACCACTCACGCTTGTGCAAATATCTCCTTGCCTCACCTCAGTCGGCTGCGCCTAACACACAACGTCAGGCTCGAGCGCCTTATGCAGATCCTCCAACTTCCTGCCCTAACCGAGCTAACCCTCAGTCTACAAGCTGGATCTCGTCCCGCTCCCCTCCGTACTATTTTTCAAGGCCAGCCTTATCCCAAACTACAAATGCTCCACCTCAACAATATTTTCGTTCACGCTGCTTCCACCGACCTGGTCACGGCCCTCAGGCATCTCAACACCTTGCGCAAATTGGTCATCTCCGACAGCATCCTCAGCGAGAATGTCTTGCGTACACTCTCCGACCCCGAGTGTTGCCCAGCCCTCGAAGAACTACTGTTTGAAAAGTGCGAGGGCATCACCGAGGAGGGTATCTTGGGCATATGGAATGCTAGGGAGAGTCACCAATTAGGTAGGAGTCCTGGCTCCCGACGTATCGAGCTTTGCCGATCTTCGAGCACTAGCAGCACTTCCAGTGGCGACACTGAATTAGGCACTGGCTTGCGCCTGCTCGTCGTGCGCAACTCTTCGGCCCCGTTGGCCGACATCCAGTTTGGCGAGTCCCACTAG